From Choloepus didactylus isolate mChoDid1 chromosome 19, mChoDid1.pri, whole genome shotgun sequence, one genomic window encodes:
- the SS18L1 gene encoding calcium-responsive transactivator isoform X1: MSVAFASARPRGKGEVTQQTIQKMLDENHHLIQCILDHQSKGKTAECAQYQQILHRNLVYLATIADSNQNMQSLLPAPPTQNLSLGPGALSQSGSSQGLHSQSSLSDAIGSGLPPASLMQGQIGNGPSHVSLQQTAQSTLPTTSMSMAGSGHGAGPGYSHAGPASQSTPMQGQGALSSYVSRSNLNLPSNPVSMMHQPSATPHYSSAPGSGQHYQGQPSITIMGQGGQGSGMLGQRPMAPYRSSQQGSSQQYLGQEEYYGEQYNHGQGASEPLSQQYYPDGHGEYAYQQSSYADQSYERPFEEPSQHYYEGGASQYGQQQASYQQGAQPQGYSQPQYPGQQYPGQQQGYGPAQGTPSQYSGYQQGQGQQYGSYRASQTGPSAQQQRPYGYEQGQYGNYQQ, encoded by the exons ATGCTGGACGAGAACCACCACCTGATCCAGTGCATCCTGGACCACCAGAGCAAGGGCAAGACGGCCGAGTGTGCCCA GTACCAGCAGATCCTGCACCGGAACCTGGTGTACCTGGCCACGATAGCAGACTCCAACCAGAACATGCAGTCCCTGCTCCCCGCC CCGCCAACCCAGAACCTGAGCTTGGGCCCGGGAGCGCTGTCCCAGAGCGGCTCCAGCCAGGGCCTGCACTCGCAGAGCAGCCTCAGCGACGCCATCGGCTCGGGCCTGCCGCCCGCCTCCCTCATGCAGGGCCAGATCGGCAATG GCCCCAGCCACGTGTCCCTGCAGCAGACGGCACAGAGTACGCTGCCCACAACCTCCATGAGCATGGCGGGCAGCGGCCACGGCGCGGGGCCTGGCTACAGCCATGCAGGGCCGGCCTCCCAGAGTACCCCCATGCAGGGCCAGGGTGCCCTCAGCAGCTATGTATCTCGCTCCAACCTCAACCTGCCGTCCAACCCAG TCTCCATGATGCACCAGCCATCGGCCACGCCGCACTACAGCTCGGCGCCGGGCAGCGGCCAGCACTACCAGGGCCAGCCGTCCATCACCATCATGGGCCAGGGCGGCCAGGGCAGCGGCATGCTGGGGCAGCGGCCCATGGCGCCCTACAGGTCCTCCCAGCAAG GCTCATCTCAGCAGTACCTGGGCCAGGAGGAGTACTACGGCGAGCAGTACAATCACGGCCAGGGCGCCTCGGAGCCCCTGAGCCAGCAGTACTACCCCGACG GCCACGGCGAGTACGCCTACCAGCAGTCGTCTTATGCGGACCAGAGCTACGAGCGGCCGTTTGAGGAGCCCTCCCAGCACTACTACGAGGGGG GGGCCTCGCAGTATGGCCAGCAGCAGGCCAGCTACCAGCAGGGCGCCCAGCCGCAGGGCTACTCGCAGCCGCAGTACCCCGGGCAGCAGTACCCCGGGCAGCAGCAGGGCTACG GGCCGGCCCAGGGAACACCGTCGCAGTATTCCGGCTACCAGCAGGGACAAGGCCAGCAGTACGGGAGCTACAGAGCATCGCAGACGGGGCCCTCCGCCCAGCAGCAGCGGCCGTACGGCTACGAGCAG GGCCAGTATGGAAATTACCAGCAGTGA
- the MTG2 gene encoding mitochondrial ribosome-associated GTPase 2 — translation MPSRLFSATLWTVLEGLGLWGPATLTTRGPGRHLSVSSANCTGPQEPPRKKLLSEKKLKRYFVDHRRVCVRGGNGGSGMSCFHSEPRKEFGGPDGGDGGSGGHVILRVDRRVKSLSSVLSRYQGFNGEDGGRKNCFGRNGGPLYVQVPLGTLVKEGNEVVADLSRPGDEYVAALGGMGGKGNRFFLANDNRAPTTCTPGQPGQERLLLLELKTVAHAGLVGFPNAGKSSLLRALSNARPAVAPYPFTTLNPHVGIVHYEGHQQIAVADIPGIIRGAHQNRGLGLAFLRHVERCRFLLFVVDLSTPEPWTQVEALKYELEKYEVGLSERPHAIVGNKVDLPEARARLPQLRARLGQRVIALSALTGQNLEELLLHLKELHDEVAGAELSQGREPLRW, via the exons ATGCCATCGAGGCTCTTTTCGGCAACGCTCTGGACCGTGCTGGAGGGCCTGGGGCTCTGGGGCCCAGCCACCCTCACCACACGTGGGCCAGGCCGGCACCTGTCCGTCAGCTCTGCGAACTGCACCGGCCCCCAGGAGCCCCCCCGAAAGAAACTGCTCTCGGAAAAGAAGCTG AAACGGTACTTTGTGGATCATCGGAGAGTGTGTGTCCGCGGAGGCAACGGAGGCAGCGGGATGAGCTGCTTCCACAGCGAGCCCAGGAAGGAGTTCGGGGGCCCCGATGGCGGCGACGGAGGCAGCGGCGGCCATGTCATCCTGAGAG TTGACAGGCGGGTGAAATCCTTGTCCTCAGTCCTGTCGCGGTATCAGGGTTTCAACGGAGAGGATGGTGGCCGGAAAAACTGCTTTGGACGCAACGGTGGGCCCCTGTATGTCCAG GTTCCCCTGGGGACACTAGTCAAGGAGGGAAACGAAGTCGTGGCTGACCTCTCTCGTCCGGGCGATGAGTACGTCGCCGCGCTGGGGGGCATGGGGGGAAAGGGCAACCGCTTCTTCCTGGCCAACGACAACCGTGCCCCCACAACCTGCACCCCTGGGCAGCCGGGCCAGGAGCGTCTTCTCCTCCTGGAACTCAAGACAGTGGCGCACGCAGGGCTG GTTGGATTCCCCAACGCCGGCAAGTCCTCCCTGCTGCGAGCCCTTTCGAACGCCAGGCCCGCCGTGGCTCCGTACCCCTTCACAACCCTCAACCCCCACGTTGGCATCGTTCACTACGAAGGCCACCAGCAGATTGCAG TGGCCGACATCCCCGGCATCATCCGCGGTGCGCACCAGAACCGGGGCCTGGGGCTCGCCTTCCTGAGGCACGTGGAGCGGTGCCGCTTCCTCCTGTTCGTGGTGGATCTTTCCACGCCAGAGCCGTGGACACAGGTTGAGGCCTTAAAATACGAGCTGGAGAAGTATGAAGTGGGCCTGTCTGAGAGGCCCCATGCCATCGTGGGGAACAAAGTGGACCTCCCCGAGGCCCGAGCCCGCCTCCCCCAGCTGCGGGCTCGCCTGGGGCAGCGGGTCATCGCCCTGTCGGCCCTGACCGGGCAGAACTTGGAGGAGCTGCTGCTGCACCTGAAGGAGCTGCACGACGAGGTCGCGGGGGCCGAGCTCAGCCAGGGCCGCGAGCCCCTGAGGTGGTAG
- the SS18L1 gene encoding calcium-responsive transactivator isoform X3 — translation MSVAFASARPRGKGEVTQQTIQKMLDENHHLIQCILDHQSKGKTAECAQYQQILHRNLVYLATIADSNQNMQSLLPAPPTQNLSLGPGALSQSGSSQGLHSQSSLSDAIGSGLPPASLMQGQIGNGPSHVSLQQTAQSTLPTTSMSMAGSGHGAGPGYSHAGPASQSTPMQGQGALSSYVSRSNLNLPSNPVSMMHQPSATPHYSSAPGSGQHYQGQPSITIMGQGGQGSGMLGQRPMAPYRSSQQGSSQQYLGQEEYYGEQYNHGQGASEPLSQQYYPDGHGEYAYQQSSYADQSYERPFEEPSQHYYEGGAGQLLHTPQDDTGHTAYWVKTRR, via the exons ATGCTGGACGAGAACCACCACCTGATCCAGTGCATCCTGGACCACCAGAGCAAGGGCAAGACGGCCGAGTGTGCCCA GTACCAGCAGATCCTGCACCGGAACCTGGTGTACCTGGCCACGATAGCAGACTCCAACCAGAACATGCAGTCCCTGCTCCCCGCC CCGCCAACCCAGAACCTGAGCTTGGGCCCGGGAGCGCTGTCCCAGAGCGGCTCCAGCCAGGGCCTGCACTCGCAGAGCAGCCTCAGCGACGCCATCGGCTCGGGCCTGCCGCCCGCCTCCCTCATGCAGGGCCAGATCGGCAATG GCCCCAGCCACGTGTCCCTGCAGCAGACGGCACAGAGTACGCTGCCCACAACCTCCATGAGCATGGCGGGCAGCGGCCACGGCGCGGGGCCTGGCTACAGCCATGCAGGGCCGGCCTCCCAGAGTACCCCCATGCAGGGCCAGGGTGCCCTCAGCAGCTATGTATCTCGCTCCAACCTCAACCTGCCGTCCAACCCAG TCTCCATGATGCACCAGCCATCGGCCACGCCGCACTACAGCTCGGCGCCGGGCAGCGGCCAGCACTACCAGGGCCAGCCGTCCATCACCATCATGGGCCAGGGCGGCCAGGGCAGCGGCATGCTGGGGCAGCGGCCCATGGCGCCCTACAGGTCCTCCCAGCAAG GCTCATCTCAGCAGTACCTGGGCCAGGAGGAGTACTACGGCGAGCAGTACAATCACGGCCAGGGCGCCTCGGAGCCCCTGAGCCAGCAGTACTACCCCGACG GCCACGGCGAGTACGCCTACCAGCAGTCGTCTTATGCGGACCAGAGCTACGAGCGGCCGTTTGAGGAGCCCTCCCAGCACTACTACGAGGGGG GTGCTGGGCAGCTGCTGCACACACCCCAGGATGACACAGGACACACTGCCTACTGGGTGAAAACAAGGAGATAG
- the SS18L1 gene encoding calcium-responsive transactivator isoform X2: MLDENHHLIQCILDHQSKGKTAECAQYQQILHRNLVYLATIADSNQNMQSLLPAPPTQNLSLGPGALSQSGSSQGLHSQSSLSDAIGSGLPPASLMQGQIGNGPSHVSLQQTAQSTLPTTSMSMAGSGHGAGPGYSHAGPASQSTPMQGQGALSSYVSRSNLNLPSNPVSMMHQPSATPHYSSAPGSGQHYQGQPSITIMGQGGQGSGMLGQRPMAPYRSSQQGSSQQYLGQEEYYGEQYNHGQGASEPLSQQYYPDGHGEYAYQQSSYADQSYERPFEEPSQHYYEGGASQYGQQQASYQQGAQPQGYSQPQYPGQQYPGQQQGYGPAQGTPSQYSGYQQGQGQQYGSYRASQTGPSAQQQRPYGYEQGQYGNYQQ; the protein is encoded by the exons ATGCTGGACGAGAACCACCACCTGATCCAGTGCATCCTGGACCACCAGAGCAAGGGCAAGACGGCCGAGTGTGCCCA GTACCAGCAGATCCTGCACCGGAACCTGGTGTACCTGGCCACGATAGCAGACTCCAACCAGAACATGCAGTCCCTGCTCCCCGCC CCGCCAACCCAGAACCTGAGCTTGGGCCCGGGAGCGCTGTCCCAGAGCGGCTCCAGCCAGGGCCTGCACTCGCAGAGCAGCCTCAGCGACGCCATCGGCTCGGGCCTGCCGCCCGCCTCCCTCATGCAGGGCCAGATCGGCAATG GCCCCAGCCACGTGTCCCTGCAGCAGACGGCACAGAGTACGCTGCCCACAACCTCCATGAGCATGGCGGGCAGCGGCCACGGCGCGGGGCCTGGCTACAGCCATGCAGGGCCGGCCTCCCAGAGTACCCCCATGCAGGGCCAGGGTGCCCTCAGCAGCTATGTATCTCGCTCCAACCTCAACCTGCCGTCCAACCCAG TCTCCATGATGCACCAGCCATCGGCCACGCCGCACTACAGCTCGGCGCCGGGCAGCGGCCAGCACTACCAGGGCCAGCCGTCCATCACCATCATGGGCCAGGGCGGCCAGGGCAGCGGCATGCTGGGGCAGCGGCCCATGGCGCCCTACAGGTCCTCCCAGCAAG GCTCATCTCAGCAGTACCTGGGCCAGGAGGAGTACTACGGCGAGCAGTACAATCACGGCCAGGGCGCCTCGGAGCCCCTGAGCCAGCAGTACTACCCCGACG GCCACGGCGAGTACGCCTACCAGCAGTCGTCTTATGCGGACCAGAGCTACGAGCGGCCGTTTGAGGAGCCCTCCCAGCACTACTACGAGGGGG GGGCCTCGCAGTATGGCCAGCAGCAGGCCAGCTACCAGCAGGGCGCCCAGCCGCAGGGCTACTCGCAGCCGCAGTACCCCGGGCAGCAGTACCCCGGGCAGCAGCAGGGCTACG GGCCGGCCCAGGGAACACCGTCGCAGTATTCCGGCTACCAGCAGGGACAAGGCCAGCAGTACGGGAGCTACAGAGCATCGCAGACGGGGCCCTCCGCCCAGCAGCAGCGGCCGTACGGCTACGAGCAG GGCCAGTATGGAAATTACCAGCAGTGA